The Niastella koreensis GR20-10 genome includes a window with the following:
- a CDS encoding DinB family protein: MSIIPMLLKEMEQEAQTTRKMLSRIPDNKFSWKPHEKSMTIKQLATHIAELPGWVSFTLTTSELDFAANKYEPADVNTTAGILETFEKSYADGKAHLEKATEADLLPNWTLRNGEEIYSVSTKAEVIRMAFCQIVHHRAQLGVFLRLLDVPIPGSYGPSADEM; encoded by the coding sequence ATGTCAATTATCCCAATGCTTTTAAAAGAAATGGAGCAGGAAGCGCAAACAACGCGCAAGATGCTGTCAAGAATTCCGGATAACAAATTCAGCTGGAAGCCCCATGAAAAAAGCATGACCATCAAACAACTGGCTACCCATATTGCGGAGTTACCAGGCTGGGTTAGTTTTACGCTTACTACAAGTGAACTTGATTTTGCCGCCAATAAATACGAACCTGCTGACGTAAACACCACTGCCGGTATACTGGAAACATTTGAAAAGTCATATGCCGATGGGAAAGCGCACTTGGAAAAGGCAACCGAAGCCGACCTGCTGCCCAACTGGACATTACGCAATGGCGAGGAAATTTATAGTGTATCTACAAAAGCTGAAGTAATCAGAATGGCTTTCTGTCAAATAGTGCACCACCGGGCGCAACTGGGCGTGTTCCTCAGGTTACTGGATGTTCCTATTCCGGGTAGTTACGGGCCTAGTGCTGACGAAATGTAA
- a CDS encoding C40 family peptidase, which yields MAYAICNVPVAPLRAESAHKSEMVSQLLLAEAALILEESKDFVKLQCLFDGYEGWCQRRQLTIIDEWNISNQPTLFTSGFTSFITINEAPAHVPMGTPVLDANNAKQLAGVLRINYSKAATWDTTNVKPEEEGIRMRAEQVLGTPYLWGGRSAFGIDCSGFTQLVFRYFNIPLLRDAYLQASQGEVVGFLQEAHCGDLAFFDNAEGRITHVGILLNDHEIIHSAGNVRIDKIDSAGIVNVDTGLRTHQLRIIKRYF from the coding sequence ATGGCATATGCTATATGCAATGTGCCGGTAGCGCCCTTACGGGCCGAATCCGCGCATAAAAGTGAAATGGTTAGTCAGTTGTTGCTGGCAGAAGCAGCGCTCATCCTGGAAGAGTCAAAAGATTTTGTAAAACTGCAGTGCCTGTTCGATGGGTATGAGGGCTGGTGCCAGCGGCGACAGCTCACCATTATTGATGAATGGAATATCAGCAACCAACCGACATTATTCACGTCCGGGTTTACCAGTTTCATTACTATTAATGAGGCGCCGGCGCATGTGCCTATGGGTACTCCGGTATTGGATGCAAATAATGCGAAACAATTGGCCGGGGTATTGAGGATCAATTATAGTAAAGCTGCTACCTGGGATACCACCAATGTGAAGCCTGAAGAAGAAGGCATCAGGATGCGGGCAGAACAGGTATTGGGCACACCCTACCTGTGGGGTGGACGCTCTGCATTTGGCATCGACTGCAGCGGCTTTACGCAACTGGTGTTCCGCTATTTTAATATACCCCTTTTACGCGATGCCTATTTACAGGCAAGCCAGGGCGAAGTGGTTGGCTTTTTACAGGAAGCGCATTGCGGCGACCTCGCTTTCTTCGATAATGCCGAAGGCCGCATCACCCACGTAGGCATCCTGTTGAACGATCACGAGATCATTCACTCTGCCGGCAACGTGCGTATTGATAAGATCGATAGTGCGGGCATTGTTAACGTAGATACTGGCTTACGTACGCACCAGTTGAGGATTATTAAGAGGTACTTTTAG
- a CDS encoding RNA polymerase sigma factor, which yields MKPDPNSHISDQQLLNSFYTSRDNHWLGILLQRYTLLLLGVCMKYLKNEEEAKDCVQQVFLKAITELHKYKVEYFKSWLYMVAKNHCLMKLRDKQGRNPAEIRDEMAITPEDDPGLTPHLEKDRQLEMMEECLQELNKDQKQCVTLFYLEKRSYNEIADITGFTLMQVKSYIQNGKRNLKILLERKINHS from the coding sequence GTGAAACCAGACCCTAATTCACATATCAGCGATCAGCAATTGCTCAACTCCTTTTATACCAGTCGCGATAACCACTGGCTGGGGATCCTATTGCAACGATATACCCTGTTATTACTGGGGGTTTGCATGAAATACCTAAAAAACGAGGAAGAGGCAAAAGACTGTGTGCAACAGGTATTTTTAAAAGCCATTACCGAACTGCACAAATACAAGGTGGAGTATTTTAAAAGCTGGCTGTACATGGTGGCCAAGAACCATTGCCTCATGAAGCTGCGCGATAAACAAGGCCGTAACCCGGCCGAGATCAGGGATGAAATGGCCATTACGCCTGAAGACGATCCCGGACTGACCCCGCACCTGGAAAAAGACCGGCAACTGGAAATGATGGAGGAATGCCTGCAGGAACTGAACAAAGACCAAAAACAGTGCGTAACTTTGTTCTACCTGGAGAAACGATCGTACAACGAAATTGCCGACATTACGGGTTTTACCCTTATGCAGGTAAAAAGCTATATCCAGAACGGCAAACGCAATTTGAAGATCTTGCTGGAGCGCAAAATAAACCATTCATAA
- a CDS encoding nucleoside deaminase, which yields MTDREFRFMQAAVDLARNGMNKGVGGPFGCVIVKGDTIVGRGCNSVASSNDPTAHAEVVAIRDACKNLQTFQLTDCEIYTSCEPCPMCLGAIYWARPKKVYFGATRHDAAAAGFDDSMIYQELTADLHDRIIECVNLGRESAVGVFDEWIKKADKIVY from the coding sequence ATGACGGATCGTGAATTTCGTTTTATGCAGGCCGCGGTAGACCTGGCCAGAAATGGGATGAATAAGGGCGTAGGCGGGCCTTTTGGCTGTGTGATCGTAAAGGGCGATACCATTGTGGGCAGGGGTTGTAACAGCGTGGCCAGTTCAAATGATCCTACGGCGCATGCCGAAGTGGTGGCCATCCGCGATGCCTGTAAAAACCTGCAAACTTTTCAGCTGACCGACTGCGAAATATATACATCCTGTGAACCCTGCCCCATGTGTTTGGGCGCTATTTACTGGGCCCGGCCAAAGAAAGTTTACTTTGGTGCTACCCGGCACGATGCGGCGGCGGCAGGTTTTGACGACTCCATGATTTACCAGGAATTAACGGCCGACCTGCACGACCGGATTATTGAATGTGTAAACCTGGGCAGAGAAAGTGCAGTAGGGGTATTTGATGAATGGATAAAAAAAGCGGATAAAATAGTTTATTAG
- a CDS encoding M61 family metallopeptidase has translation MTKRIFLILAVLWFSHTYAQKINYTLSFPNINHHEASISVTASGIPAGKATFRMSRSSPGRYATHEFGKNVYDVKAFDQTGASIPINRIDGDVYEVPKQNGTVRVDYTLYAAWADGTYSGVDPASIHLNMPSAMMWIKGFDKAPITVTFNIPAGKNWTIATQLKPTDDPLTFTAPGLQYLMDCPTKIGNLHWKKWNITNPDGKGYEFRLALEAETTDTVAGSFAAKIKRLVEEEQAVFGETPAYDYGTYTFIASINLYVEGDGMEHRNSTMISLPFNFTGTNDQLEVFAHEFFHNWNVERIRPKTLEPFNFEKSNMSNELWCAEGFTQYYGELLLCRSGLKPIDGLMGSLTGLIYSKEIAAGAKRYSPVEVSRNAVFVDAGVSIDRTNYPNMYSSYYPYGGATALALDLSLRSKFQLTLDDYMTALWKRFGKTEIAYTVPGLEEVLADVTHDKTFAADFFTRYVNGHESFDYAPLLEKAGLRLKKQNPGKAWLGQVQYEEGTTKISSNTIINTPLYNAGLDFNDVIVQIDSKLVARPADINEIIATHKPGDVINIHYKHRDENKTASLTLAENPGLAVVTFEQAGLPVTNEMKTFRNSWLGTKVNRQ, from the coding sequence ATGACAAAAAGAATTTTCCTGATCCTGGCCGTACTATGGTTTTCGCATACCTATGCCCAAAAGATCAACTACACCCTATCCTTTCCCAATATTAATCACCACGAAGCCAGTATCAGCGTTACGGCTTCAGGTATTCCGGCTGGCAAGGCCACTTTTCGCATGAGTCGTTCTTCACCGGGCCGCTATGCCACCCATGAATTTGGAAAAAATGTATACGACGTAAAAGCATTCGACCAAACCGGTGCTTCCATCCCTATTAACCGCATAGACGGCGATGTATATGAAGTGCCCAAACAAAACGGCACCGTGCGGGTTGATTATACGTTGTACGCCGCCTGGGCGGATGGGACGTACTCCGGCGTTGATCCGGCAAGCATTCACCTCAACATGCCTTCGGCAATGATGTGGATCAAAGGATTTGATAAAGCCCCCATCACCGTTACGTTTAATATTCCTGCCGGTAAAAACTGGACCATCGCCACGCAGTTAAAACCAACGGATGATCCCCTCACCTTTACAGCGCCCGGTTTGCAATACCTGATGGATTGCCCCACCAAGATCGGCAACCTGCACTGGAAAAAATGGAACATCACCAATCCCGATGGTAAAGGCTACGAGTTCAGGCTGGCGTTGGAAGCCGAAACTACCGATACAGTGGCTGGTTCATTTGCCGCTAAAATTAAACGCCTGGTTGAAGAAGAGCAGGCTGTTTTTGGTGAAACGCCGGCGTACGATTATGGCACCTATACATTTATTGCCAGTATTAACCTGTATGTAGAAGGCGATGGCATGGAACACCGTAATTCCACCATGATCAGTCTCCCTTTTAATTTTACCGGTACCAATGATCAGTTGGAAGTTTTTGCCCATGAGTTCTTTCATAACTGGAATGTAGAACGCATTCGCCCGAAAACGCTGGAGCCTTTCAATTTTGAAAAAAGCAATATGAGCAATGAACTGTGGTGTGCGGAAGGGTTTACGCAATATTATGGGGAACTGTTGTTATGTCGCTCCGGCTTAAAACCCATTGATGGGTTGATGGGTTCTCTTACCGGTTTAATTTATTCCAAAGAAATAGCGGCAGGCGCCAAACGCTATTCGCCGGTAGAAGTGAGCCGCAACGCTGTTTTTGTTGATGCAGGGGTATCTATCGACCGCACCAATTACCCCAACATGTACAGTTCTTATTATCCATATGGCGGCGCTACGGCACTCGCCCTCGACCTTAGTTTGCGCTCAAAATTCCAATTAACGCTGGATGATTATATGACTGCTTTATGGAAACGCTTTGGCAAAACAGAGATCGCATATACGGTTCCGGGACTGGAAGAAGTGCTGGCCGATGTTACGCACGACAAAACCTTTGCAGCCGATTTCTTTACCCGTTATGTGAATGGTCATGAATCGTTCGATTATGCGCCCCTGCTGGAGAAAGCCGGGTTGCGATTGAAAAAACAAAACCCCGGTAAAGCCTGGCTGGGTCAGGTGCAATATGAAGAAGGCACTACCAAAATCAGCTCCAATACTATTATCAATACGCCGTTGTACAATGCCGGTCTCGACTTTAATGATGTGATCGTGCAGATAGACAGCAAACTGGTTGCCCGCCCGGCCGATATCAATGAAATCATCGCCACACATAAACCAGGCGACGTGATCAACATTCATTATAAACATCGCGATGAGAATAAAACCGCTTCGCTTACCCTGGCCGAGAACCCGGGTTTGGCAGTGGTTACTTTTGAACAGGCTGGTTTACCGGTTACCAATGAGATGAAGACATTCAGGAATAGCTGGCTGGGAACGAAGGTCAATAGACAATAG
- a CDS encoding copper homeostasis protein CutC, producing MLLEVCAFNLQSAVIAEKVGAKRVELCENPADGGTTPSYGTIKQTREKIGISLYPIVRPRAGNYFFDEDEFAIIKQDILLCKELGCDGISTGVSKGNGEIDTERLKRMVEWAYPMGVTCHRVFDATPDPMKALEDIITCGCERVLTSGQKPSAPEGINLLAELVQQADGRIIIMPGAGVRSGNIETLVNGTGATEFHTSARMIAPDPVTFRNPAILDATDWYIANEEELRKIMEVLNNISL from the coding sequence ATGTTATTAGAAGTATGTGCGTTTAACCTGCAATCGGCTGTTATTGCAGAAAAAGTGGGAGCAAAGCGGGTAGAGTTATGTGAGAACCCGGCCGATGGCGGCACCACGCCTTCTTATGGAACTATAAAACAAACACGCGAAAAGATCGGCATTTCGTTGTATCCCATTGTGCGGCCAAGGGCGGGAAATTATTTCTTTGATGAAGATGAGTTCGCCATTATAAAACAGGATATCCTGTTGTGTAAAGAACTGGGCTGCGACGGCATTTCAACCGGCGTATCAAAAGGGAACGGCGAAATAGATACCGAGCGGTTAAAACGGATGGTGGAATGGGCCTATCCCATGGGCGTTACCTGCCACCGCGTTTTTGATGCCACGCCCGATCCCATGAAGGCGCTGGAAGATATTATAACCTGCGGGTGTGAGCGCGTTTTAACCAGCGGACAAAAACCATCGGCTCCTGAGGGTATTAACCTGCTGGCCGAACTGGTACAACAGGCCGATGGCCGTATTATCATTATGCCCGGCGCTGGTGTGCGGTCCGGCAATATTGAAACGCTGGTGAATGGTACGGGCGCCACGGAGTTTCATACTTCAGCGAGAATGATTGCGCCGGACCCGGTTACCTTCCGCAATCCGGCTATTCTGGATGCTACCGATTGGTACATCGCCAATGAAGAAGAACTGAGAAAGATAATGGAAGTGTTGAATAATATCAGTTTATAA